Genomic segment of Pseudomonas sp. DY-1:
TCGCATTCATCACCACGGCAGTCACCAGGCCAATGCCCGCGAGGCCCATTTGCGGCAGGCCGAACATACCGTGGATCAGCGCGTAGTTGAGGAGGAAGTTGGTCAGCGCCCCACCAATGCTGATGGCCATGACCGGTCCGGGTCGGCCGATGGCGCTGGTGAAACCGCGCAGGGCCATGAAGCCGAGATAGCCGGGCAGGGCGAAGACCAGCGTGGAAAGGAACTGCATGGCGCCTTCCACGCTTTCTGGCGCCTGGCCGAAGGCGAGCAGGATAGGCTTGAGATTCCACAGCAGCAGGCCCGCGCCCAGGGCCATGGCGAAGGCCAGCCAGAGGCCGCTCTGGGTCAAGCGGGTAGCGCCGACTTTGTCGTCGGCGCCGTGGCGGATGGCGACCAGATTACCCACGGCGGCAATCACGCCGACACAAAAAATCGACACGAAGGAGTAGCTGGCAGCACCCAGGCCACCACCGGCCAGGGCTTCGGGGCCGATCAGGCCCATCATCACGGTGTCGGTGAACACCATCACCACATGGGCCAGTTGGGCCGCGATCAGCGGTCCGGCCAGGCGCAGTATGGCGACCAGTTCATTGCGTATGCTCTGCGGCATGAGTAAGGCTCACTGTCTCGGAGGGCGGGCCAATTCCCTTGGCCAGCTTTGGATTCAGCAATTCTCCGAGCCTTGAACCTGCAGCACAAAAGGAAAAAAATGATGCCATCCATGACTTTGACTCATAGGTAAAGGCATATGTCGCGCCGCCTGCCCCCGCTCTACGCCCTGCGCGCCTTCGAGGCTGCCGCCCGTCACGCTTCCTTTACCCGCGCTGCCGAGGAGCTGGCCATCACCCAGAGCGCGGTCAGCCGGCACATCCGCACGCTGGAAGATCACTTCGCCTGCCGATTGTTCGAGCGCCAGGGGCGCAATCTGCAGCTCACCGAGCCGGCGCGCATGCTGCTGCCCGGCCTGCGGGATGGTTTCGATGCCCTGGAGCGCGCCTGCATCACGCTGCGGATCGACGACGCCACCCTGCGCCTGAAGGCGCCTTCGACGCTCACCATGCGCTGGTTGCTGTCGCGCATCAGCCGCTTCCGGCACCTCAATGACGACATCGAGGTGCAACTGACCAGTGCCTGGATGGATGTGGACAAGGTGGATTTTCAACATGAGCCGTTCGATTGCGCGGTGCTGCTCAGCGACGGTCACTTCAGCCAGGACTGGGAAGTGACCCTGCTCTTCAGCGAATGGCTGATACCAGTGTGCGAGCCATCGCTGGTCGCTGAACCCTGGGACCTGGCGCGGCTGAAAGGAACCGAACTACTGCACCCGACGCCGGACCGCCGCGACTGGCGTCGTTGGTTGCAGCGCATGGGGCTGGGGGAGGAGGTCTCCCTCAAGGGAGGGCAGGTGTTCGACACACTGGAGCTGGGCATCGTCGCCGCCGCGCGCGGCTATGGC
This window contains:
- a CDS encoding LysR substrate-binding domain-containing protein, with protein sequence MSRRLPPLYALRAFEAAARHASFTRAAEELAITQSAVSRHIRTLEDHFACRLFERQGRNLQLTEPARMLLPGLRDGFDALERACITLRIDDATLRLKAPSTLTMRWLLSRISRFRHLNDDIEVQLTSAWMDVDKVDFQHEPFDCAVLLSDGHFSQDWEVTLLFSEWLIPVCEPSLVAEPWDLARLKGTELLHPTPDRRDWRRWLQRMGLGEEVSLKGGQVFDTLELGIVAAARGYGVSIGDLVMVAEDVAGGRIGLPWPTAVASGDSYYLVWPRARSGQDRLRRLRDFLQAEVAAMQLPKVELLG